The following proteins are encoded in a genomic region of Sorangiineae bacterium MSr12523:
- a CDS encoding protein kinase gives MDWAELTPRTVFADRFVVEGVAGRGAMGIVYRARDCRRDDAPVALKVLPPFGAHPNFRARFYREAYMLSQLQHPGIVAYIDHGVTREGHPFLAMEWLDGEDLGERLEHDGLSLEDTLRMLSGVADALSAAHRRGFVHRDLKPENIFLRHGRPDAPTLLDFGVARLVESDLTATGLAVGTPLYMAPEQARGDRDVGPSADVFAFGCVMYKCLTGRTPFADGHPMVVVASILLDEVPRLRVLRPDLPEALDRLLQRLLAKDRAQRPKDANVLREELRALGPLSDTPTRERVARTPGAALLSDEQQLVSVLLVTDDETTDVPLHDESLKRLNRRGQRQFLADELRARFDARVEVLFDGSMIVTLAQTERMTATDQAVQAARCALFVHEQLPSQYVVITTGRSVVIGEHLPNGDILERANRLLLGGSRSVATLHGIRLDDITAHLLDARFQKRQTNCGFFVLDSELAIDEARPLLGKPTPFVGRDRELPQLQLLLNECCEDSVARLAMVIAAAGVGKSRLRHEFVRRVQQTQNIDIWLGRSDPTRAGRPYGILADALRRLVDVHDGEEVSVQQQKLEDRVRCHVPANEARFVTEFLGELCGVPFPSESSVKLRLARTEPRTMVAQVTAAFIAFLRAECKDHPVLFVLEDLHWGDALTVRVIDASLRECQNLPLMVLALARPEIEDLYPKLWLERRRQVFWLDGLSHRASKQLIAAALGPNVSAAIVTRIVEQASGNALFLEELIRFVAEGRSDVMPDTVLAMLQARLRRLEPELRRILRAASVYGGTFWRGGVLALFGHRGPESLEERVDERLDELIQCELITKNATSRFLDDTEYAFRHALVREAAHSMLTEEDRSASHRAAAEFLERMGESDAHVLAEHHALGGDKDRAAVLYARAAADALDHANLREGTWLAERGIACGAKENLRGILRSVQARVAMLECDYVKGRALVSEALSLLPRGGVDWCYAVGTMAFGAAPSPVNHHEILLWGDVLRATDPEPAAAGAYIDSLRILTTILSFFGRHAEVQTCLSRMDEVASMGDNVGARGSWELSRAVSGWYLSRDPWSAWVAAAHAEAIFESLNDKGLLANARIYGGLLLTHLGDVEAGEEKLRSARAEGMRDGDKWTSSMATCQLAMALVDKEDDASREEAEHLLWAFLDDRAAEHHLKGFAKAILANILLDCGALDAAEQHVRHALETLTNIVALRPYAEATRLNILLRSGRLGDARERAGVQRTWLEQCGGAGFVEGRLRLAVFEAYAASGDPAAQSILDGTIEQIRCRAEAIPDIEMRIRFLEKNAINRRTLEKVATGRHAPSSLARRRLERSVSRPDDATPGDRASAARSSASSRSKA, from the coding sequence ATGGACTGGGCGGAACTCACGCCGAGAACGGTCTTCGCGGATCGGTTCGTTGTCGAGGGCGTTGCCGGCCGGGGAGCGATGGGCATCGTCTATCGGGCGCGCGATTGCCGGCGCGACGATGCACCGGTGGCGCTCAAAGTGCTTCCGCCCTTCGGAGCCCACCCCAACTTCCGGGCGCGCTTCTATCGCGAAGCGTACATGCTCTCGCAGCTCCAGCACCCGGGCATCGTCGCGTACATCGATCACGGCGTCACGCGCGAGGGGCATCCCTTTCTGGCCATGGAGTGGCTCGACGGCGAAGACCTCGGCGAACGCCTCGAGCACGACGGCCTTTCGCTAGAGGACACGCTTCGCATGCTCTCCGGTGTGGCCGACGCCCTTTCGGCCGCGCATCGGCGGGGGTTCGTGCACCGTGACCTCAAGCCCGAGAACATCTTCCTCCGTCACGGGCGCCCCGATGCACCGACGCTGCTCGACTTCGGTGTGGCGCGCCTCGTGGAGTCCGATCTGACCGCGACGGGGCTCGCCGTCGGCACGCCGCTCTACATGGCGCCCGAGCAAGCGCGCGGCGATAGGGACGTCGGGCCCAGCGCCGACGTGTTCGCATTCGGATGCGTGATGTACAAATGCCTGACCGGGCGAACGCCCTTCGCCGACGGGCATCCGATGGTCGTCGTGGCGAGCATCCTCCTCGACGAGGTCCCGCGGCTGCGCGTGCTGAGGCCCGATCTGCCGGAGGCGTTGGACCGGCTGCTCCAGCGCCTGCTCGCCAAGGACCGGGCCCAGCGTCCCAAGGATGCCAACGTGCTGCGCGAGGAGCTTCGCGCCCTGGGGCCTCTTTCGGACACGCCGACGCGCGAACGAGTAGCCCGCACGCCGGGCGCTGCGCTTCTTTCCGACGAACAGCAGCTCGTGAGCGTGCTTCTGGTCACCGACGACGAGACGACCGATGTGCCGTTGCACGACGAGTCGCTGAAGAGGCTCAATCGACGAGGGCAGCGACAGTTCCTCGCCGACGAGCTCCGAGCCCGCTTCGATGCTCGGGTCGAAGTCCTTTTCGACGGCTCGATGATCGTCACCCTGGCGCAAACGGAACGCATGACGGCGACCGATCAGGCCGTGCAGGCGGCTCGTTGTGCGCTCTTCGTGCACGAGCAGCTCCCCTCGCAGTACGTCGTCATCACCACGGGTCGAAGCGTCGTCATCGGCGAGCACCTTCCCAACGGGGACATTCTCGAGCGCGCCAATCGGCTCCTGCTCGGTGGCTCGCGCTCGGTCGCCACGCTGCACGGCATTCGCCTCGACGACATCACGGCGCATCTGCTCGATGCACGATTCCAAAAGAGGCAAACGAACTGCGGCTTCTTCGTCTTGGACTCCGAGCTGGCCATCGACGAGGCGCGCCCGCTTCTCGGCAAGCCGACGCCCTTCGTCGGCCGCGACCGCGAGCTGCCGCAGCTGCAGCTGCTCCTCAACGAATGCTGCGAGGATTCGGTCGCGCGCCTCGCCATGGTGATCGCGGCCGCGGGCGTCGGAAAGTCGCGCCTGCGTCACGAATTCGTTCGCCGCGTGCAGCAGACGCAGAACATCGACATTTGGCTCGGACGAAGCGATCCCACGCGTGCGGGTCGCCCGTATGGCATTCTTGCCGATGCTTTGCGGCGCCTCGTCGACGTGCACGACGGCGAAGAGGTGTCCGTCCAGCAGCAGAAGCTCGAAGATCGCGTGCGGTGCCACGTCCCGGCGAACGAGGCGCGCTTCGTCACGGAATTCCTCGGTGAACTCTGCGGCGTGCCCTTCCCTTCGGAGAGCAGCGTCAAGCTGCGTCTGGCACGAACCGAGCCGCGCACGATGGTCGCCCAGGTGACGGCGGCCTTCATCGCGTTCTTGCGCGCCGAATGCAAAGACCATCCGGTGCTGTTCGTCCTCGAAGATCTGCATTGGGGCGATGCGCTCACCGTGCGCGTGATCGACGCGTCGTTGCGCGAGTGCCAAAATCTGCCGCTCATGGTGCTCGCCCTCGCGAGACCGGAGATCGAGGATCTCTATCCAAAGCTCTGGCTCGAGCGCAGGCGCCAGGTCTTCTGGCTCGATGGATTGAGCCATCGCGCGAGCAAGCAGCTCATCGCCGCCGCGCTTGGCCCCAACGTCTCGGCCGCAATCGTGACGAGAATCGTCGAGCAGGCTTCGGGCAATGCGCTCTTTTTGGAAGAGTTGATTCGATTCGTCGCGGAAGGTCGCTCCGACGTGATGCCGGACACCGTGCTGGCCATGTTGCAGGCGAGGCTGCGGCGCCTCGAGCCCGAGTTGCGGCGGATCCTACGTGCGGCCAGCGTCTATGGAGGCACCTTCTGGCGCGGTGGCGTTCTCGCCTTGTTCGGCCATCGCGGTCCGGAAAGCCTCGAAGAGCGCGTCGACGAGCGGCTGGACGAGCTGATTCAGTGCGAGCTCATTACGAAAAACGCCACGAGCCGGTTTCTCGACGATACCGAATATGCATTCCGTCACGCGCTCGTGCGCGAGGCCGCGCACAGCATGCTGACCGAAGAAGATCGCTCGGCATCGCACCGCGCCGCGGCCGAGTTTCTCGAAAGAATGGGCGAAAGCGATGCCCATGTCCTTGCCGAGCATCATGCGTTGGGCGGGGACAAGGATCGAGCGGCCGTGCTCTATGCGCGGGCGGCCGCAGACGCCCTCGACCATGCGAACCTCCGCGAGGGCACATGGCTCGCCGAACGCGGTATCGCCTGCGGAGCCAAGGAGAATCTCCGAGGCATCCTCCGCTCCGTGCAGGCGCGCGTCGCCATGTTGGAATGCGATTACGTCAAAGGGCGGGCGCTCGTCTCCGAGGCGCTCTCGCTACTGCCCCGCGGCGGCGTCGACTGGTGCTACGCCGTGGGGACCATGGCCTTCGGGGCCGCACCATCCCCGGTGAACCATCACGAAATTTTGCTCTGGGGGGACGTGTTGCGGGCGACCGATCCCGAGCCCGCGGCCGCCGGGGCCTACATCGATTCGTTGCGGATTCTGACCACGATTCTGAGCTTCTTCGGGCGTCATGCGGAGGTTCAGACCTGCTTGTCCCGCATGGACGAAGTGGCCAGCATGGGCGACAACGTCGGTGCCCGAGGCTCCTGGGAGCTCTCGCGTGCGGTTTCGGGTTGGTACCTTTCCCGTGATCCTTGGTCGGCTTGGGTGGCGGCCGCCCATGCGGAGGCCATTTTCGAGTCGCTCAACGACAAGGGGCTTCTCGCGAATGCGCGCATCTACGGGGGACTCTTGCTCACCCATCTCGGCGACGTCGAAGCCGGAGAAGAAAAGCTGCGAAGCGCACGCGCGGAAGGTATGCGCGATGGCGACAAGTGGACGAGCAGCATGGCCACGTGCCAGCTTGCGATGGCCTTGGTCGACAAGGAAGATGACGCTTCGCGCGAGGAGGCCGAGCACCTCCTCTGGGCGTTCTTGGACGATCGCGCGGCCGAGCATCACTTGAAGGGATTCGCCAAAGCCATCTTGGCCAATATTCTTCTCGACTGCGGTGCCCTCGATGCGGCGGAGCAGCACGTTCGGCATGCGCTGGAGACGCTCACCAACATCGTGGCTCTGCGTCCCTACGCCGAGGCGACGCGGTTGAACATCTTGCTACGCAGCGGCCGGCTCGGCGATGCGCGCGAGCGTGCGGGCGTGCAGCGGACGTGGCTCGAGCAGTGCGGCGGTGCGGGCTTCGTCGAGGGGCGACTTCGGCTGGCCGTGTTCGAGGCGTACGCCGCCTCGGGGGATCCGGCCGCGCAGAGCATTCTCGACGGGACCATCGAACAGATCCGGTGTCGCGCGGAGGCCATCCCCGATATCGAAATGCGAATACGCTTTCTCGAGAAGAATGCCATCAACCGGCGCACCCTCGAGAAGGTCGCGACGGGTCGCCATGCACCGAGCTCGCTGGCGCGTCGCCGGCTCGAGCGCTCCGTCAGCCGGCCCGATGACGCTACTCCAGGTGACCGAGCGTCTGCCGCACGAAGTAGCGCGTCATCGCGTTCGAAAGCTTGA
- a CDS encoding response regulator, whose protein sequence is MQSGPEGGRQTRPCVLYVDDDASNLAAARLLLEERYELLEAENDEQACTCLKREGERLGMILMDIQLKRSQLDGIALVKLIRGKLDRASLPCYALDVPVLLTPVIFLTAYGQLYPREELLRAGGAEIAIKPVDFIKLSNAMTRYFVRQTLGHLE, encoded by the coding sequence GTGCAGAGCGGGCCTGAAGGCGGGCGTCAAACGCGGCCGTGCGTGCTCTACGTCGACGACGACGCCAGCAACTTGGCGGCCGCGCGATTGCTTCTCGAGGAGCGCTACGAATTGCTCGAAGCAGAGAACGACGAGCAAGCCTGCACCTGCTTGAAACGCGAAGGTGAACGGCTCGGGATGATCTTGATGGACATCCAGCTCAAACGCTCCCAGCTCGACGGCATCGCGCTGGTGAAGTTGATCCGCGGCAAGCTCGATCGCGCGAGCTTGCCCTGCTACGCACTCGACGTGCCGGTTCTTCTCACGCCGGTCATCTTTCTCACGGCGTACGGCCAACTCTACCCGCGCGAAGAACTACTTCGCGCCGGCGGGGCCGAAATTGCCATCAAGCCCGTCGACTTCATCAAGCTTTCGAACGCGATGACGCGCTACTTCGTGCGGCAGACGCTCGGTCACCTGGAGTAG
- a CDS encoding class I SAM-dependent methyltransferase, giving the protein MSKPTYDQSFWERLWSKTLREHADKVAHRPPNAHLVREVVNLHPGRVLDAGCGHGTETLWLAAHGWHVTAVDFSASALAHGRSMAAAAGPTISERIVWVEGDLATWTAKPGEFDLVVCLYVHIAGSVEEMVQRMANAVAVGGTLFMVGHRPIDPATGAATAAAGQVQVSVERVVAALDPQRWQCLVAEERPRPITGTGVDAVIRARRSS; this is encoded by the coding sequence ATGAGCAAGCCAACCTACGATCAGTCCTTCTGGGAACGACTCTGGTCGAAGACGCTGCGGGAGCACGCGGACAAAGTCGCGCATCGGCCACCGAATGCACATCTCGTCCGCGAGGTGGTGAACCTTCACCCCGGGCGCGTCCTCGACGCAGGCTGTGGACACGGAACGGAGACGCTTTGGCTCGCCGCGCATGGGTGGCATGTCACGGCGGTGGATTTCTCCGCGAGCGCTCTGGCCCATGGCCGTTCGATGGCCGCGGCGGCCGGGCCCACCATCTCGGAGCGCATCGTTTGGGTCGAGGGCGATCTCGCGACCTGGACGGCAAAGCCCGGTGAATTCGATCTCGTGGTCTGCCTGTACGTCCACATCGCGGGATCGGTGGAAGAGATGGTGCAGAGGATGGCGAACGCGGTCGCTGTTGGCGGCACGTTGTTCATGGTCGGCCATCGTCCGATCGATCCCGCGACGGGAGCCGCTACGGCTGCAGCCGGTCAGGTGCAAGTCTCCGTCGAGCGCGTGGTCGCCGCGCTCGATCCGCAGCGCTGGCAATGCCTCGTCGCGGAGGAGCGTCCGCGGCCCATCACGGGCACCGGCGTCGACGCGGTGATACGTGCGCGGCGCTCGTCGTGA
- a CDS encoding AAA family ATPase, with translation MYEGFAIEEILSESARSSVYRARQTARSPDLSAWPENVVLKVLQGSSACREYRARYRHEFETLQRVNSSHVIRAYDLRAEQGTTFLVLEDFGATSLERFAAQQPLSMEQTLRVGMQICTALAAIHDAQIVHNDVKPANIVYCPNSGEAKLIDFGASTSLVAPVSTEASQRDPLRREFTLAYVSPEQTGRMNRSIDHRTDLYSLGVTLYELLTRRTLFTGGDTLEWVHAHLARRPKPPAEADSRIPKSVSDIVMKLLEKNPEDRYRSAVGVKADLERCLADRDARFELGRDDVLHAFSIPHRLYGRASELQRLGAAFERTVNGPCELVLVSGYSGIGKTSLIQDLHVPVSHRHGYFISGKFDQLRRSVPYAAITEAFHELVQQLLCEPEQCLAQWRREILEALGDKARALFDVIPELERLLGPQPEVPILGAIETQNRFNLIFGRFLDVLCRPEHPLVMFIDDLQWIDSASLRLMEIFVPGGERRNLLVIGTYRDNEVDAVHPLKRFLEGRRAQQHVFEEIALGPLTPADLTQLCADVLHRSPHDVEPLVALLQQKTDGNPFFVNQFLHALHADGALTFDCGARHFTWKPEVIRERSATENVADLLSRRLSSLSADGLHIVHLAACIGNQFDLRTLAWICDLSEEATYAKLLPALNAGFVLPTSGLETTASDAAPTLVHRQFRFLHDRVQQAAYDSEDVEARKQSHLRIGRRLLQQAGDEEQMDRIFATADHLNTARELVTGAERCTLARLNLLAGQLAKRANAYGAASAYYQVGLECIGSWEEDHEANMAMRLEYAEIEYLLGHFEQSEKISLDLMDRARTPMERADVCRLLVWQCTLEMKYEGVFRWGFAGLRALGIVIPEEGDLTPVLDAEMASIERHMAGRSIHGLIDMPAMTEPRVIAALRLLVGMLPAAYMSNQALHAVFNAKLANLSITYGNCPESATAYSSFGMLLVYGKGDYRAGYEYGMLGWQLAKRGGYLAQLCKNGVNMGAFIVPWTEHLQASMAYFDEGYRAGLDAGELQWAGYNLQFKSILVFHSGEPLAKVKEESHENLLFCLRTRHAVGPTFIETVLFPVLNLLGETDSDVTFAIGETDVPSWLKKHETQKTQMTCLYVGLAQALYLHGKVELALAWCRKAEELLTFVRGFITSAVHALFYGLCLLDTDAAGSAAPIEACRKKLARWAESSPANFRHMHAILEAAVARAAGDPWRALTLLDGASRSANKQGFRQYAALACELAGKLLIESGQHEMGLSYIADARDAYRAWGAKHKLMQLDRAYPQDGSVVRGRDSYPSHSPAWSSTGSLDESIDLTAIAKASQAISSEMEPDRVFCVLLEMCLASAGAETAVLVLARDEECSVESRPRQAAEFRAVARARAFGEVEIRTMPLAECPELVPAVVHYVAHTGESRVLNDATADPTFGRDETLQRRAPKSVLCVPVMRGGGLIGVLYLENNQTTNAFTVGRVRVLQVLASQAAISLDNARLYSELKENNEKLTMALEAARESARLKTEFLANTSHELRTPLNAIVNIPNGLAARLSERTEWICTACEELVLLRPKPVCPACGAQDSFSKRSVCLYRGRRDDAVSYLRVVQTNGEQLIGLVEDLLDMSRLDAARMRIDPVELDAHEAAREVVDKMRALGEKRRVHVALRAEGVAPTLLADHGRLQQVLINLVDNAIKFSSEGGAVEVAVRQDHEGFALFTVRDDGIGIAQHEQGKIFESFYQVDGTNTRHAGGAGLGLAISREIVRLHRGEIWVESQPGRGSIFYVRLPCVEEVKRAERA, from the coding sequence ATGTACGAAGGATTCGCGATCGAGGAGATCCTCTCCGAAAGTGCACGTTCGTCGGTTTACCGCGCACGACAGACGGCACGTTCGCCCGACTTGTCCGCCTGGCCCGAAAACGTCGTTCTCAAAGTCCTTCAAGGATCGAGCGCGTGTCGCGAATATCGCGCTCGCTATCGTCACGAATTCGAAACACTACAGCGCGTAAACTCCTCGCATGTGATACGGGCTTACGACCTCCGTGCGGAGCAAGGCACGACGTTTCTCGTGCTCGAAGACTTCGGGGCCACCTCCCTCGAGCGATTTGCGGCTCAGCAGCCGCTTTCGATGGAGCAGACTCTTCGAGTTGGCATGCAAATATGCACCGCTCTGGCGGCGATCCATGATGCCCAAATCGTTCACAACGATGTCAAGCCGGCCAACATCGTATATTGCCCCAATTCGGGTGAAGCCAAGCTCATCGACTTTGGCGCGAGCACCTCGCTCGTCGCGCCCGTGTCCACCGAGGCCAGTCAGCGCGATCCGCTCCGGCGCGAGTTCACGCTCGCCTACGTCTCGCCGGAACAGACCGGGCGGATGAATCGCTCGATCGATCATCGGACCGATCTGTATTCGCTGGGGGTGACGCTCTACGAGCTACTCACGCGTCGCACGCTTTTCACGGGCGGTGACACGCTCGAATGGGTCCATGCCCACCTGGCACGGCGTCCGAAGCCTCCCGCAGAAGCCGATTCCCGAATTCCGAAATCGGTCTCCGACATCGTGATGAAGCTCCTCGAGAAGAATCCCGAGGATCGATACCGGAGCGCCGTCGGTGTCAAAGCGGATCTCGAGCGCTGCCTCGCCGATCGCGACGCGCGTTTCGAATTGGGGCGGGACGACGTTCTCCACGCTTTTTCCATACCGCATCGGCTCTACGGGCGCGCCTCGGAGCTCCAGCGGCTGGGCGCCGCATTCGAGCGCACGGTCAACGGGCCCTGCGAGCTGGTGCTCGTTTCGGGCTATTCGGGAATCGGAAAAACCTCGCTCATCCAGGATCTTCACGTACCCGTCAGCCATCGCCACGGATACTTCATTTCCGGGAAGTTCGATCAACTGCGGCGCAGCGTCCCGTACGCGGCCATCACCGAGGCGTTCCACGAGCTCGTTCAGCAGCTTCTGTGCGAGCCGGAGCAGTGCCTCGCCCAGTGGCGACGTGAAATTCTCGAAGCGCTCGGCGACAAGGCGCGCGCGCTCTTCGATGTCATTCCCGAGCTCGAGCGGCTCCTCGGTCCGCAACCCGAAGTGCCCATACTCGGCGCCATCGAAACGCAAAATCGTTTCAATTTGATCTTTGGACGATTCCTCGATGTCCTCTGCCGGCCCGAGCACCCCCTCGTCATGTTCATCGACGACCTGCAGTGGATCGACTCGGCCTCCCTGCGGCTGATGGAGATTTTCGTGCCGGGAGGGGAGCGGCGCAACCTCCTGGTCATTGGAACGTACCGCGACAACGAGGTCGACGCCGTCCACCCGCTCAAGCGATTTCTCGAGGGCCGGAGGGCGCAGCAGCATGTCTTCGAGGAGATCGCACTCGGTCCCCTCACCCCCGCGGATCTGACCCAGCTCTGTGCCGACGTGCTGCATCGAAGCCCGCACGACGTGGAGCCCCTCGTCGCGCTGCTGCAGCAGAAGACGGACGGAAATCCCTTTTTCGTGAATCAATTTCTTCATGCGTTGCACGCCGACGGGGCGCTCACCTTCGATTGCGGCGCGCGGCATTTCACCTGGAAGCCCGAGGTGATCCGCGAGCGAAGCGCGACCGAAAACGTGGCCGATCTGCTGTCGCGCCGCCTCTCGTCGCTTTCGGCCGATGGCCTCCACATCGTCCATCTCGCGGCGTGCATTGGCAATCAGTTCGACCTTCGGACGCTGGCCTGGATTTGCGATCTCTCGGAGGAGGCGACCTACGCAAAGCTGTTGCCCGCACTGAATGCGGGCTTCGTTCTCCCGACATCGGGACTCGAGACGACCGCGAGCGATGCCGCGCCCACGCTCGTGCATCGGCAATTTCGCTTCCTCCACGACCGTGTTCAGCAAGCCGCGTATGACTCGGAGGACGTCGAAGCTCGAAAGCAGTCGCACCTTCGAATCGGCCGCAGGCTCCTGCAGCAAGCGGGCGACGAGGAGCAGATGGATCGCATTTTTGCGACCGCCGACCACTTGAACACGGCGCGCGAGCTGGTCACCGGTGCGGAGCGGTGCACGCTGGCGCGGCTCAATCTATTGGCCGGGCAGCTCGCCAAGCGCGCCAACGCGTACGGTGCCGCCAGTGCCTATTATCAAGTAGGCCTCGAGTGCATTGGCTCGTGGGAGGAAGACCATGAGGCCAACATGGCCATGCGCCTCGAGTACGCCGAAATCGAATATTTGCTTGGCCATTTCGAACAATCCGAAAAGATTAGTCTGGACTTGATGGATCGCGCACGCACGCCCATGGAGCGCGCCGACGTCTGCCGGCTTCTCGTCTGGCAGTGTACCCTCGAGATGAAGTACGAAGGCGTCTTTCGCTGGGGCTTTGCGGGGCTGCGCGCGCTGGGCATCGTCATCCCCGAGGAAGGCGATCTCACCCCCGTCCTCGACGCCGAAATGGCCTCCATCGAGCGGCACATGGCGGGGAGGTCCATTCATGGGCTCATCGATATGCCGGCCATGACGGAACCCAGGGTCATTGCGGCCCTGCGCCTGCTCGTGGGGATGCTGCCCGCGGCGTACATGTCGAACCAGGCGCTCCACGCGGTCTTCAATGCGAAGTTGGCCAACCTGTCGATCACGTACGGCAATTGCCCGGAGTCGGCGACGGCGTATTCGTCGTTCGGCATGCTCCTCGTCTACGGGAAAGGCGATTACCGCGCCGGCTACGAATACGGCATGCTCGGATGGCAGCTCGCCAAGAGGGGCGGTTACCTTGCGCAGCTATGCAAAAATGGCGTCAACATGGGCGCGTTCATCGTGCCCTGGACGGAGCATCTGCAGGCGAGCATGGCCTACTTCGATGAAGGCTATCGCGCAGGACTCGACGCCGGAGAGCTGCAGTGGGCGGGCTACAACCTGCAGTTCAAATCCATCTTGGTCTTTCATTCGGGGGAGCCCCTCGCGAAAGTCAAAGAAGAGAGCCACGAGAATCTCCTCTTCTGTTTGCGAACTCGGCACGCCGTGGGTCCTACGTTCATCGAGACGGTCCTCTTTCCGGTCCTCAACCTGCTCGGCGAGACCGATTCGGACGTCACGTTCGCCATTGGTGAGACCGATGTGCCCTCGTGGTTGAAGAAGCATGAAACGCAGAAGACCCAAATGACCTGCCTTTACGTGGGTCTCGCACAAGCCTTGTACCTGCATGGCAAGGTGGAGCTCGCCCTCGCCTGGTGCCGAAAGGCCGAGGAGCTCCTGACGTTCGTGAGGGGCTTCATCACCAGCGCGGTGCACGCACTCTTCTATGGGCTTTGTTTGCTCGATACCGACGCCGCCGGCTCCGCGGCGCCGATCGAGGCGTGCCGCAAAAAGCTCGCGCGTTGGGCCGAGTCGTCCCCGGCCAACTTCCGCCACATGCATGCGATCCTCGAAGCCGCGGTGGCACGTGCGGCAGGCGATCCCTGGCGCGCCCTCACGTTGCTCGATGGGGCGAGCCGCTCCGCGAACAAGCAAGGTTTTCGCCAATACGCCGCACTCGCGTGCGAGCTCGCCGGCAAGCTTCTCATCGAGTCGGGCCAGCACGAGATGGGGCTCTCCTACATCGCCGATGCGCGCGATGCGTACCGGGCTTGGGGCGCAAAGCACAAATTGATGCAGCTCGATCGCGCCTATCCGCAAGACGGATCGGTGGTGCGCGGGCGAGACAGTTACCCCTCGCATTCCCCGGCGTGGAGCAGCACGGGAAGCCTGGACGAGTCGATCGATCTGACGGCGATCGCCAAGGCGTCCCAGGCCATTTCCAGCGAAATGGAGCCCGACCGGGTCTTCTGCGTGCTTCTCGAAATGTGCCTCGCGTCCGCCGGTGCGGAGACGGCCGTCCTGGTGCTCGCCCGCGACGAAGAATGCAGCGTGGAAAGTCGCCCGCGGCAGGCCGCGGAGTTTCGGGCGGTCGCGCGGGCACGTGCCTTCGGGGAGGTGGAGATTCGCACCATGCCCCTTGCCGAGTGCCCGGAGCTGGTGCCGGCCGTGGTCCATTACGTGGCACACACGGGTGAGTCGCGCGTCCTCAACGATGCCACCGCCGATCCGACGTTCGGACGCGACGAGACGCTCCAGCGGCGCGCGCCGAAGTCGGTGTTGTGCGTCCCGGTGATGCGAGGAGGAGGCCTCATTGGCGTACTCTATTTGGAGAACAATCAGACCACCAACGCCTTCACGGTCGGGCGCGTGCGCGTCCTGCAGGTGCTCGCATCCCAAGCGGCCATTTCGCTGGACAATGCGCGCTTGTACTCCGAGCTCAAAGAGAACAACGAGAAGCTGACCATGGCCCTCGAGGCTGCGCGGGAGAGTGCGCGGCTCAAAACGGAATTTCTCGCCAATACGTCGCACGAGCTTCGCACGCCGCTCAACGCCATCGTGAATATTCCCAATGGCCTGGCCGCCCGCCTCTCGGAACGCACGGAGTGGATCTGCACCGCCTGCGAGGAGCTCGTCCTCTTGCGCCCAAAGCCCGTCTGCCCGGCCTGCGGCGCGCAGGACTCGTTCTCGAAAAGGAGCGTCTGCCTCTATCGCGGCCGGCGCGACGATGCCGTCAGCTATTTGCGCGTGGTCCAGACCAACGGCGAGCAGCTCATTGGCCTGGTGGAAGATCTCCTCGACATGAGCCGGCTCGATGCCGCGCGCATGCGCATCGACCCGGTCGAGCTCGACGCCCACGAGGCTGCCCGTGAGGTCGTGGACAAGATGCGCGCGCTCGGCGAGAAGCGAAGGGTCCATGTCGCCCTGCGCGCGGAGGGCGTGGCGCCAACGCTCCTAGCGGACCACGGGCGCCTCCAACAGGTGCTCATCAACCTCGTGGACAATGCCATCAAATTTTCCAGCGAGGGCGGCGCCGTCGAAGTGGCCGTACGGCAGGACCACGAAGGCTTTGCCCTTTTCACCGTCCGCGACGACGGCATCGGCATTGCCCAGCACGAACAAGGGAAAATCTTCGAAAGCTTTTATCAAGTGGATGGCACCAACACGCGGCATGCGGGTGGCGCGGGGCTCGGTCTAGCCATCTCCCGAGAAATCGTTCGCCTACATCGTGGGGAGATTTGGGTCGAGAGCCAACCGGGACGTGGATCGATCTTCTACGTGCGGCTACCATGCGTGGAGGAGGTGAAGCGTGCAGAGCGGGCCTGA